In the genome of Bacteroides mediterraneensis, the window TGTGTTATCAGTTCATTCATCATTCTACAATGGATTTAGTGGTTGTGTAAATAAAATAAATCAGATGTCTTTTCCATTTAACGCTGCCAGTCTGCGGCGTTCCTCAACGATGGGAATAATACGCTGCACATCTTCTGCGCGATAATACACTTTGCGTACAATCTGTGAATAAGCCAGCGTACCATTGCTGCGCAGGGTCTGTAAGGTACGGGGACTTACCTGAAGGATACAGCATACTTCCGCACTGTCCAGCCATTCACCCAAATGCTTTGCTTCCGATTTGTGACAAATTTCCTCCACCCGGCTTGCGAGACGGTTGAAGTGTACCATGATTTCCTCGAAGGTCTTTCTTTCAATAACTACTACTGTTTCCATAAATTGCTTGTTTTTGATTGTGAATACAGCCGCAAAATAAACGGATTCTACGTGAAGCGGTATCATTCGGGCTATGCGTGGCAGCATTTGGCACCGATGTGGAAGCCAGTGGCACTGATTGGCGATGTAGAGTTGAGATTTTTAGAGAAACGGTCGATTTAATTATGTTCCATATTTGGCAGCCCCGACTTGATTCAATGCGACAGTTTCACCTGTGTTTTATCGCCGGGTAAGGCTGTCTTTTTTGTGTCCGTGCATGGGAAAAAGGACATATATGGAAGATATTACGGAAAAATCATTCCCTACTATGGAAATACTATGGATTTCACCTTCTGAGAGTTACGCACCTTTGCAACGTAACCAATACGGGATGATATGGAAATAGTAACAATGGACAACAAAATCGTGAAAACAATGATGATGAAGTCAGACTGGACAGCAGGCTTCTTCAAGAAAGAAAATGTACCGAAGGAAGAAGTGAAAATCTTACAGACAAGAAAGGAGGCGGATGATGGAAGGGATTGGTAAGGATTTGTTCGAGGAATGGATGAAGCGCCTCATGGAACGGATTGACCGGCTGGACAGCATCATATCGGTACTGATAAACAAGGATGCCTCCGGGGTGAAATACTTGGACGGGGAACGGATGTATGACAATCAGGACCTGTGCGAGATGTTGAGAACGAGCAAACGGTCGCTACAACGCTTCCGCAGCGAATACGGACTCAAAAGCCGGCGTATCAGCCGTAAGAGCTACTACAAGGAATCGGATGTGCTGGAGTTTATCAGCCGGAACATGGAAGAGGTGGTACTGGGCGGTGAGAAAATGCTGAAGATAAAGGAAGGCACAGGGAAGAAATCACCGGGCAAGACCAAAGAGAAGAAAGGAGGCAGGCGCACGGCAAGCCACCGATGAAAGGGAATTTTCAAGACGAAAAGAAAAAATGCCTGTATGGGTAGTTGCCGACAGGTTTGTTCAATAACCAATAAAAAATCAATCAATGGAACAGAAAAAGAAAAAGCAAGAGGATGTACTGGTCGTCCGCGACGAGAAGACGGGCGAAATCGGTGTGGTTGCCGGACTGGATGCCAGGGGCTATCCCAAGAGGGCACAGGCAAAGGCGGAACACTCGCAGGAGTTTTTGCGCTTTGACCGCCACGGGGATGCGATAGACAATTTCATGAGAAATTTCTACCGCCAGTGTAAGGAGCCGACACGATTCGGTTTCTACAGGGTGGCAGCGGACACGGTGGAAGCTCTGCTTCCGGTTATCAAGGACCTGCTGAAAGACCCTGTGGCGAACGCTGACCTGCTCGCACCGCACAAAGTGGATACATCGGCGTACCAGCAGGCTGAGGAACAGCAGACTACAGAGGAGGCAAAAAAAGAAAATGCCGAAACGGAGACTGAAGAACAACAGACTGCGGAAGAGGTGAAAAGAGAAAATGCTGAAACGGAGGCTGAGGAACAGCAGGCTGCGGAGGAGGCGAAAAGAGAAAATACGGAAGAAAACAATGTGGAACAGAAAACGGACGAGAAAATGGAAGAAATGAAACAGAAAAATCAGGAACAGCAGCAAACGGCGGAAACGCAGGCTGCACAGGGACAGGAACCGGCACAGGACGGGCAAACGCAGACGAAACCGCAAAGGGCGAACCTGATAGCGGACGGCGATGTGGACTGGAAGGAACTGGAACAGTTCGGGGTGAAAAGGGAAAACCTCTCTGAAAAGGACATGAAAGCCCTGATGAACTACGGGAAGACGGGGCTTGTGACGGTGACCCCGACCTTAGGCGGAGAGAACTACGAGCTGCAAGCCCGCCTTTCGTTCCAGAAGACGGAAGACGGCAAGCTGAAGCTCACTCCCCACTTCGTACGCCATGAGCCGAGGCTTGACATCCCACACAACGGCTACACCTTCACAGACGAGGACAAGAAGAAACTGAAGCAGACAGGCAATCTGGGCAGGCTGGTAGATGTGGCGGATACGAAAACCGGGGAGATACGTCCGTCGTACATCAGCATCGACCGCCTGACGAATGAAATCGTGGACATTCCGGCAAGCAAGGTACGCATCCCGGACAGAATCGGACTGACGGAACTGTTAAAACCGGAACAGGAAATCCTGCGTGCAGGACTGGCACTGCCCAAGGAGGTGACACTGAAGAACGGGCGCAAGTTTGAAGCCGTGTTGCAAGTGAGTGCGGAGAAGCGTGATGTGGAGTTTGTGCCGGAGCATCTGTGGCAGGGACAGTCGCAGCGAAGCGGAAACGGACAGGAGAAGAAACAGAAGAGCCCGGAAGCCCCGGATGCTACCGGACAGCAGCAGAAGGAAGACGGGAATCAGGAGAACGGACAGCGGCGCAACCGCTCGTGGACGGATGAGGACGGAAGCATACGTCCGATAGGCAAATGGAAGGACGACAAATTCACGGAACAGCAGAAGGCGGACTATGTGGCGGGTAAGGTCGTGGTGCTCGCCAACGCGAAGGATGACAAGGGACAGCCCTGCACAAAATACCTGAAGTTCGACCGTGAGAAAGGCAGACCGCTGACCTATTCGGAAAACCCTGACCTGGCACAGACCGTTGCCCCGTCGAACGAGAGCCGCACACAGCTTGCGGTGAACAACGAGGGCAAGACGAACGAGGCTACCAGACATGTGAAGGAGCCACTTCAGCAGGGACAGACCGCACCGAAGGACGACGCCCAGAAACAACAGCAGGAAAAACCGAAGAAAAGCAAAGGCATGAAGGTATCCTGAGTGCCACCACTAAATCCATTACAAGAGAATAAACAACGGATTGAAACGGGGCCTCATGCGCCATGTACCGCATATCCCACGGATAACCGGCGTACCCCGTTCCACTCCACAAGGAACAAAAGTATCAATGATTAAAACAGAAAATGTATGATTACCATATTGGCAGAAAAACCGAGCGTGGCGCGTGAGATAGCACGCATCGCCGGAGCAACAAGAAAGGAAGAAGGATTTTATACAGGAAACGGCTATCATGTGACATGGGCACTGGGGCATCTGGTACAACCTGCCCTGCCTGAGGGCTACGGCTTCAAGGGATTCAGCAGGGACAGCCTGCCGGTGATACCGGAAGAGTTCATGCTGATACCACGCCAGGTAAAGACGGACAAGGGCTACAAGGCGGACGCGGCAGCGGTGAAACAGATAAAAGTGATTACGAAACTGTGGAACGAGAGCGACGGCATAATAGTGGCAACGGACTGCGCACGCGAAGGGGAACTGATATTCAGATACCTGTATGCCTATACGGGCTGTACGCTGCCCTTCCGCCGCCTGTGGATAAGCTCGCTTACGGACACCGCCATCCGCAAGGGATTGAAGGAACTGAAGGACGGGCATGAATATGATGACCTGTATCTGGCGGCAAAGGCACGCAGCGAGGCGGACTGGCTGGTGGGCATCAACGGCACGCAGGCACTGACCGTAGCCGCCGGACGGGGCACGTATTCGGTAGGACGCGTACAGACACCCACGCTGGGTATGGTCTGCAAGAGGTACTGGGAGAACAGACGCTTTACACCGGAACCGGTACACCAGCTGCATTTCTCGGTGACACCGGCGGGTACGGATACGGTAGTGAAGTTCTCCTCGGTAAAGAAATGGCAGGATAAGGAAGAGGCGGCTGCATCATACAATAAGGTAAAGGCGAAGATGTGCGCCACCGTCACCAAGGTGGAAAAGAAGGAGAAGGTGGAGAACCCGCCGCTGCTGTACGACCTGACCACACTGCAGAAGGAGGCGAACACGAAACACGGATTCACGGCGGAACAGACGCTGGAGCTGGTACAGAAGCTCTATGAAGCGAAGCTCGTCACCTATCCGAGAACATCGAGCCGCCATATTCCGGAAGATGTGTTTGCTGAAATACCGCTACTGTTTGAACGGCTGGCAGGACACTCCGCCCTTGCGGAGAAAATCGGGGAACTGGGAGAACTGAACCGCCGTTGTGTGGATGCCTCGAAAGTGACTGACCACCATGCCCTGCTGGTGACACCCAACCGCCCGCTTGCCCTGTACAAGAACGAGCAGATCATCTACGACATGATTGCCGGACGCATGGTAGAGGCATTTTCGGAGGAATGTGTGAAGGATACGGCTACCGTAGTAGCGGAGGTGGTGCCGGACGCAGGCGAAAGATGCGAGGGCCTGACATTTGAGGCGAAAGGCTGCATCGTGCGCAAGGCAGGCTGGCGCGGCGTGTACGGAGAGTACGGCGAGGACAGCGGCAATACGGCATTGCCGGACTGGGCGGAAGGCGACACACTGGTGATGGCGGGATGCTCGATGAGTTCGGGCATGACCCGACCGAAACCGCTGCATACGGAAAGTTCGCTGCTGGCAGCGATGGAAACCGCCGGACGCGACGATGTGGAGGATGAGGAGGCACGCCAGGCCCTGAAGGACTGCGGTATCGGCACACCCGCCACACGTGCCGCAATCATCGAAACGCTGCTCAGAAGGGAATACATGGTGCGTGTGAAGAAATCGCTGGTGCCGACGGAGAAAGGGCTTGCCCTGTATTCCATTGTCAAGGAAATGGACATCGCCAATGTGGAGATGACCGGACGCTGGGAAGCGGAACTGGCAAAGATAGAACAGGGAAAGACACCGCATGAGGCTTTTATGAGGGACATAGAAAGCTATACCCGCAAGATTACCACGGACCTGCTTGCGTGTGACCGCATTTTCGGGCACAAGGCATCGGGCTGTACCTGCCCCAAATGCGGCACGGGCACGATGCAGTTCTACGGCAAGGTTGTGCGCTGCGACAATCCGGACTGCCTGCTGCCCGTGTTCCGCCAGATAGCGGGCAAGACACTCACCGACGAGGAAATGACCGGTCTGCTGACGGAAGGAAAGACGGCGATGCTCGGCGGGTTCAAGAGCAAGCAGGGCAAGCCCTTCAGCGCTGCGGTGACTTTTGATGCGGAGTTTAACACGAAGCTGGTGTTTGCGGAGAGTAAAGGCGAAAGAAAAGGTACGAAAACGAAAGGAAGAAGAAAATAATGAGTAATTTTGCCACTGATTCATGTCATAATCTGTTTCAACCTGGTTGTACTTTTTATTTACATGGATTTAGTGGTGGCACCCGGAGGGATACCGGGTGCCTTTTTCCTTTTCATTTCCATAATCATTTATCCACTAAATCCATCATAAAATGAAACAGAACAAGAAAACCGCTCCGGCGGAGCTGTCCTACTACGGGCTGTATCTGCTGGACTATCTGAGAAAATATCATCCGGACAAAGTATCAGACACCCCATTCATTACAGGAAGGGAGGAAGCCGCCTCTGAAACATTCGAGAAGGAAAGGACGGCGGGAAGTACGGTGGAAGCCGCACAAGAGGAAGCCATGCGCGTCCTGCTCGAAGGGTTGCACTTCTCCCCCTACGCACTGCTGCTTGAGGTGGTGGAAAACGAGTTTTCCGAAGAGGTGCAGGAACAGGAACGCGAGGCGTTCTGCCGGGAGATATTCCCGCACCTGAAAAACCTGTTTGCCGGCTATCCCACAACGGACGACACATTCGCCCTGTCGCCCGAACATGACCTGCTCTATACGGAGCTGACGGGTGCGATAATGCTTTATCTGGAGACTTATGGCGTTTAACAAGAAGCAGAAGCTCAGGGAAAACATCGAGGCGATACGGACGGCATTCACACTGGAGAAGGAACAGCGCACGCCCACCGCACGGGAACGGGCGCTGCTGGAGAGGTACTGCGGCTTCGGGGGACTGAAGTGCATACTGAATCCCGCCAGGGAACTGACGGATGCCGTACACTGGGCGAAATCAGACCTCGAACTGTTTGCCCCGACGGTGGAGCTGCACCGTCTGATACGGGAGAACAGCCGGGACGAAACGGAGTACAGGCGGTATGTGGACTCGCTGAAGGCATCGGTGCTGACGGCATTCTATACGCCGCAGGCCATTGCGGACACCATAGCGGACGTGCTGCACGACCGCAAGGTACGCCCAAGGCTGGTGCTGGAGCCGTCGGCGGGTATGGGCGCGTTCATCAGCCCGGTATTATCGAACAATCCGCAGGCGGAGGTGATGGCATTTGAGAAAGACCTGCTGACGGGCAAGTTGCTGGGCTGCTTGTACCCGCAGCAGAAGATACGCACGGAGGGTTTCGAGAAAATAGAAAAGCCGTTTCTGAACCATTTTGACCTTGCCATCTCCAATATCCCTTTCGGGGATTTTGGAGTGTTCGATGCGGAGTTCAGCCGCAGCGGTTCATTCGGCAGACGTTCGGCACAGAAAGCCATCCATGACTATTTCTTTCTGAAAGGTCTGGATGCTGTGCGTGACGGCGGCATCGTGGCGTTCGTCACCTCGCAGGGGGTGTTGAACAGTTCGAGGGTTTCCGTCAGGAACGAGATGTTCAGCAAGGCGAATCTGGTATCGGCAATACGACTGCCCAACAACCTGTTTACCGACAATGCAGGCACGGAAGCCGGCAGCGACCTGATCATCCTGCAAAAAAACCTGCAAAAGAAGGGACTGATACAGGAGGAACGGGTGCTGACCATCATACAGACGGAACATAACGGCGGACTGACGGACAACGCCTATTTCGCCTACCACACGGAACGTATCATACATACCGATGCGAAGAGGGGTACCGACCCGTACGGAAAACCGGCGATGGTATATACGCACAGCGGAGGTGTGGAGGGTATTGCTATGGACCTGTACAGGATGCTGTCGGAAGACCTGTCGGCACGGCTGGACATGGAACGCTACAACGGCATGGGGCATGAAAGAGAGGATGTGCGGCAGAACATTGCTGTACAGACTGAGGGTATTGAGGTGAAAAGAGAAAACTCCGCTTCGGTTGCGAGAGAGCTGGAGGAGGCGAAAAGAGAAAGCGGATTGCCGGATGCGGGTGTAGCGGACGGGACAAAACGGGAAGAAAACAGTGTGCAGCCGAAAGCGCAAGTGATGACCGGCATGTCACAGGAAACGCAAAGCAGACAGACGGGAGGAACGGTAATGGACCTGTATGACCTGTTCGGCTATACGCAGGAGGAAAGACGGATGGCTGAACAGGGCCTGAAACCGGACAGGAAGAAAGTCGGAAAGTACAAAGGGAAGAAACCCGTGCAGCCGACACTGTTCTCCCTGCCAGCGGAGGATACGGAAAGGACAACGGACAAGGGAAATGCGGAAGCGGTTGCCGGCATCACCCCGGAAGAGGCACGCGAAATGGACGAAATCATACGCGGCGGAACGGATGCGCCGACGGCTGCCGAAACGGAAGCGGCTGTCCCGACAACGGAAAAGACGGGGCCCGGCACCGCAACGGAAGAATCCTATGACCCGGAAGATGAAGTGTACCGCAGTCTGGACTGGGAAACGAACCCGCCCATCAACGGATTCTATGAAATGATGATGGACCTTACACCGGAACGACGTGCGGAGCTGCGCCGGCTGGGAAAGACGAAGATGGAAGCCAACACCGCCAGACAAGCGACCGGAACAACGGAGGCGAAAAGAGAAAAAGCCGATGCGGGGAAAACGGCGGAAACACAGGATACGACTGCTACGGTAGTCTATCCGGTGGAAAACGGATTCGAGGCGGAAAGAAAGCGCCGGATTGCGGAGGTGGAAGAAGCCATGCGCAGGGAGGAAGCCGCCCTGACACCGGAAGAGCGGCAGCGCAAACGGGAGGAGGAAATGATGCCGCGCCCGTTCAAGGGCATACTGGAGCCGCACCTGAAGGACGGCTCGCTGGCATGGGAATACACGGCAGGCGTACGGTTCCAGGTGGGTGTGCTGAAGGATGTCACCCGCTACGGCGCCACATTCCAGCCGCTGGACATGGACGGGATGCAGGCACAGAAGGCACAGCTATACATAGACCTGCGCAACACCTATGAGCGGCTCTATGCCTACGAAGCGGAGAAGCACG includes:
- a CDS encoding DUF4099 domain-containing protein, coding for MEQKKKKQEDVLVVRDEKTGEIGVVAGLDARGYPKRAQAKAEHSQEFLRFDRHGDAIDNFMRNFYRQCKEPTRFGFYRVAADTVEALLPVIKDLLKDPVANADLLAPHKVDTSAYQQAEEQQTTEEAKKENAETETEEQQTAEEVKRENAETEAEEQQAAEEAKRENTEENNVEQKTDEKMEEMKQKNQEQQQTAETQAAQGQEPAQDGQTQTKPQRANLIADGDVDWKELEQFGVKRENLSEKDMKALMNYGKTGLVTVTPTLGGENYELQARLSFQKTEDGKLKLTPHFVRHEPRLDIPHNGYTFTDEDKKKLKQTGNLGRLVDVADTKTGEIRPSYISIDRLTNEIVDIPASKVRIPDRIGLTELLKPEQEILRAGLALPKEVTLKNGRKFEAVLQVSAEKRDVEFVPEHLWQGQSQRSGNGQEKKQKSPEAPDATGQQQKEDGNQENGQRRNRSWTDEDGSIRPIGKWKDDKFTEQQKADYVAGKVVVLANAKDDKGQPCTKYLKFDREKGRPLTYSENPDLAQTVAPSNESRTQLAVNNEGKTNEATRHVKEPLQQGQTAPKDDAQKQQQEKPKKSKGMKVS
- a CDS encoding DUF1896 family protein; the encoded protein is MKQNKKTAPAELSYYGLYLLDYLRKYHPDKVSDTPFITGREEAASETFEKERTAGSTVEAAQEEAMRVLLEGLHFSPYALLLEVVENEFSEEVQEQEREAFCREIFPHLKNLFAGYPTTDDTFALSPEHDLLYTELTGAIMLYLETYGV
- a CDS encoding helix-turn-helix domain-containing protein, with translation MMEGIGKDLFEEWMKRLMERIDRLDSIISVLINKDASGVKYLDGERMYDNQDLCEMLRTSKRSLQRFRSEYGLKSRRISRKSYYKESDVLEFISRNMEEVVLGGEKMLKIKEGTGKKSPGKTKEKKGGRRTASHR
- a CDS encoding type IA DNA topoisomerase codes for the protein MITILAEKPSVAREIARIAGATRKEEGFYTGNGYHVTWALGHLVQPALPEGYGFKGFSRDSLPVIPEEFMLIPRQVKTDKGYKADAAAVKQIKVITKLWNESDGIIVATDCAREGELIFRYLYAYTGCTLPFRRLWISSLTDTAIRKGLKELKDGHEYDDLYLAAKARSEADWLVGINGTQALTVAAGRGTYSVGRVQTPTLGMVCKRYWENRRFTPEPVHQLHFSVTPAGTDTVVKFSSVKKWQDKEEAAASYNKVKAKMCATVTKVEKKEKVENPPLLYDLTTLQKEANTKHGFTAEQTLELVQKLYEAKLVTYPRTSSRHIPEDVFAEIPLLFERLAGHSALAEKIGELGELNRRCVDASKVTDHHALLVTPNRPLALYKNEQIIYDMIAGRMVEAFSEECVKDTATVVAEVVPDAGERCEGLTFEAKGCIVRKAGWRGVYGEYGEDSGNTALPDWAEGDTLVMAGCSMSSGMTRPKPLHTESSLLAAMETAGRDDVEDEEARQALKDCGIGTPATRAAIIETLLRREYMVRVKKSLVPTEKGLALYSIVKEMDIANVEMTGRWEAELAKIEQGKTPHEAFMRDIESYTRKITTDLLACDRIFGHKASGCTCPKCGTGTMQFYGKVVRCDNPDCLLPVFRQIAGKTLTDEEMTGLLTEGKTAMLGGFKSKQGKPFSAAVTFDAEFNTKLVFAESKGERKGTKTKGRRK
- a CDS encoding helix-turn-helix domain-containing protein, encoding METVVVIERKTFEEIMVHFNRLASRVEEICHKSEAKHLGEWLDSAEVCCILQVSPRTLQTLRSNGTLAYSQIVRKVYYRAEDVQRIIPIVEERRRLAALNGKDI